A genomic stretch from Chiloscyllium plagiosum isolate BGI_BamShark_2017 chromosome 45, ASM401019v2, whole genome shotgun sequence includes:
- the LOC122543910 gene encoding gastrula zinc finger protein XlCGF8.2DB-like isoform X1, whose product MICIKEGSPGRGLSVNFTRYQKGRICRQRLQTEHHITSGSGRVAQLITKYHSVLNMEGSSAINIGEKPYICAVCGRGFSQSSGLSRHKCSHNGEKPWKCVDCGMGFNYQSKLETHRRSHTGERPFACPECGRGFTQLSTLLTHQRVHTGERPFTCSMCGKGFINSTNLLTHQRVHTGERPFTCSECGKGFTRSSDLLTHQRTHTGERPFTCLECGKGFTLSSDLLTHQRSHTGERPFACPECGKGFARSSHLLRHQQVHTDKRPFKCPVCGKCYKSSGDLVSHQHVHSDERPFRCSHCGFGFLRSSDLLAHQRIHTGERPFTCSECGKTFTQSSNMMRHQRAHNGERAIHLFRVWERLHSNVQPTDTAVTP is encoded by the coding sequence ttAATTTCACGAGATATCAGAAGGGAAGGATATGCAGACAGAGACTTCAAACTGAACATCACATTACATCAGGATCTGGCAGAGTCGCTCAACTTATCACAAAGTATCATAGCGTTTTGAACATGGAAGGAAGTAGTGCCATTAACATTGGGGAGAAACCGTACATTTGTGCTGTATGCGGACGAGGCTTCAGCCAATCATCTGGTTTGTCAAGACACAAATGCAGTCACAATGgggagaaaccatggaaatgtgtGGACTGTGGAATGGGATTCAACTACCAGTCAAAGTTGGAAactcatcggcgcagtcacactggggagaggccatttgcCTGCCCTGAGTGTGGAAGGGGATTTACTCAATTGTCTACCCTACTGACACACCAGAGAGTACACACTGGGGAGCGAccgttcacctgctccatgtgtggaAAGGGTTTCATTAATTCAACCAACCTGCTAACACATCAACGGGTTCATactggagagaggccattcacctgctccgaatgtgggaaaggattcactcggtcATCCGACCTGCTGACACACCAAAGAACCCACACTGgtgagagaccattcacctgccttgagtgtgggaaaggattcactttGTCATCAGATTTGCTGACACACCAGCGatctcacactggggagaggccgttcgcatgtcctgagtgtgggaagggatttgctCGGTCATCCCATCTGCTGAGAcatcaacaagttcacactgacaagAGACCTTTCAAATGCCCAGTTTGCGGGAAGTGCTATAAAAGCTCTGGAGACCTGGTGTCCCATCAACATGTTCACTCTGACGAGAGACCGTTCAGGTGCTCTCACTGTGGGTTTGGATTCTTGAGGTCATCTGACCTCCTTGCACATCAgcgaattcacactggggagaggccattcacctgttcAGAATGTGGGAAGACATTTACTCAATCATCTAACATGATGAGACACCAGCGAGCGCACAATGGGGAAAGAGCCATTCACCTGTTTCGAGTGTGGGAAAGGCTTCATTCAAATGTCCAACCTACTGACACAGCAGTGACTCCATAG
- the LOC122543910 gene encoding gastrula zinc finger protein XlCGF8.2DB-like isoform X2 gives MEGSSAINIGEKPYICAVCGRGFSQSSGLSRHKCSHNGEKPWKCVDCGMGFNYQSKLETHRRSHTGERPFACPECGRGFTQLSTLLTHQRVHTGERPFTCSMCGKGFINSTNLLTHQRVHTGERPFTCSECGKGFTRSSDLLTHQRTHTGERPFTCLECGKGFTLSSDLLTHQRSHTGERPFACPECGKGFARSSHLLRHQQVHTDKRPFKCPVCGKCYKSSGDLVSHQHVHSDERPFRCSHCGFGFLRSSDLLAHQRIHTGERPFTCSECGKTFTQSSNMMRHQRAHNGERAIHLFRVWERLHSNVQPTDTAVTP, from the coding sequence ATGGAAGGAAGTAGTGCCATTAACATTGGGGAGAAACCGTACATTTGTGCTGTATGCGGACGAGGCTTCAGCCAATCATCTGGTTTGTCAAGACACAAATGCAGTCACAATGgggagaaaccatggaaatgtgtGGACTGTGGAATGGGATTCAACTACCAGTCAAAGTTGGAAactcatcggcgcagtcacactggggagaggccatttgcCTGCCCTGAGTGTGGAAGGGGATTTACTCAATTGTCTACCCTACTGACACACCAGAGAGTACACACTGGGGAGCGAccgttcacctgctccatgtgtggaAAGGGTTTCATTAATTCAACCAACCTGCTAACACATCAACGGGTTCATactggagagaggccattcacctgctccgaatgtgggaaaggattcactcggtcATCCGACCTGCTGACACACCAAAGAACCCACACTGgtgagagaccattcacctgccttgagtgtgggaaaggattcactttGTCATCAGATTTGCTGACACACCAGCGatctcacactggggagaggccgttcgcatgtcctgagtgtgggaagggatttgctCGGTCATCCCATCTGCTGAGAcatcaacaagttcacactgacaagAGACCTTTCAAATGCCCAGTTTGCGGGAAGTGCTATAAAAGCTCTGGAGACCTGGTGTCCCATCAACATGTTCACTCTGACGAGAGACCGTTCAGGTGCTCTCACTGTGGGTTTGGATTCTTGAGGTCATCTGACCTCCTTGCACATCAgcgaattcacactggggagaggccattcacctgttcAGAATGTGGGAAGACATTTACTCAATCATCTAACATGATGAGACACCAGCGAGCGCACAATGGGGAAAGAGCCATTCACCTGTTTCGAGTGTGGGAAAGGCTTCATTCAAATGTCCAACCTACTGACACAGCAGTGACTCCATAG